GGGGATCCGACACAAAAAGCCTAATCACAATTTATAAAGCACTTATACTGTCATTAATTGACTATGGAGACATAATATTCAACTCAGCAAAAGAAAAAGATCTAAATACCCTGGATCCTATACACAACCAAGGCATTCGCTTGGCCATTGGAGCCTTCAGGACGAGTCCTGTCGATAGCATACTCTTTTACGCAGGAGAACCTCCTCTACAAGATAGACGCCATAGccatatactaaaatatgtgactaaaattaaaaatctgacTAACCACATCACTGAAAACATCATCCACAGCCCTCTACCTACTAATATACTGCCCTCCCGAAACACAGTATTCgaaaacttcaaaataatcagTAATAACTTAGATTTCCAATCACAATCACTAAACAAAATTCAGCCTCCTCTCCCTCCGTGGCTCTGGTCGCCAAAAATCAACACCCAATTGGCAGAATACTGCAAACATAATACAGATAGTCGAATCATACTCAACCGTTTTGCAGAAATAATGTCACAACAATATCCGgactatacacaaatatacacaGATGCttccaaaagtaaaaatggGGTGGGCTTTTCTGTAATCACAGATTGGGAGAACCATCTCTTTAAACTACCGTCGTCTTTTAGTATATACACAGCTGAAACTCATGCTATTTACCAAGCACTATTAATCATCTCAACTTCAAACCCAACAAACTGTCACATCATTATCAGTGACTCTCTGAGTGCTCTTACTGCAATTTCTAACCCCTACCCTAAAAATGAACTTATTCAACATATACAGAAATTAATATCTGAAATAAACATCCCCACATGTTTCATGTGGGTCCCTTCACACATTGGGATACCCGGGAATGAAAAAGCTGACACATCAGCCTATGAAGCCATTACATATCCACAGTCCATTAAAATCAGCTCTACTTCCTCATCTGAAATCTTCGGCACAATCCACCAAAAAATAATGGAAGAATGGCAACTTTTTTGGGAAAATATTCCCCTTACCAACAAACTGAGAAATACAAAACTACTCGTCAAGAAACTAAATTACCCTCCCGGCACAAAAAGAAAAGACGAAGTAACAGTCACTCGAGCCAAAATAGGCCATTCTTACTTAACACATGTACATCTCATCAAAAAAGAACCAGCACCCATATGTGATACTTGCAACGTAACTCTATCAATTGAACATATCGTAATCATCTGTCCCAAATACACTGAAGCACGCAAGATACTCCAAAATCCAGCATCACTCTATCAAGCCTTCAAAGATGAGAACACAGCTGCAATCAGTACATTTttccataatataaacactaaacaCCCATTGTAAatagtaactataataatgtagtaaaatttattgtaaaacttaatgtatacatatatatatttttctttctttctttttcttgtataaattttaattaaagtaggCTAAAAACCTATGTAGTTGAAGccttaataaactattaaaaaaaaaaaaatttaataattacattagaaaactattattaatcaatatactTTGGTTCTCaaccttttaaaatttaagaccacctattcaaattgaaaatatataagtaccacagaataaccaaaattataataatacaacaatttgTTTTCCTAGACGTACCAGCGTACTACCTACAAACTTTCTGTATACCACATAACCTAACCATATAGGGTCAAGAAACACCattctatgtatttattaaattatatttattgtagaaCATTGGAAATTGATTCATTACATGTTTCATAATTGTCTGAAAGCAAATTATTTGTCAATACTAAAAAGCATCTAGTAACTAGTCTAGtagattaaattacaaatgtatttcattatgtaTAAGATCTAAAGAatagacaaaaaattaaattcttcttATTCTTATGCTTATGGATGACACATATCTATAACCACTATTTAGAAAAccctgtataattaaatacataaattttaactataaaatgttctGTCCATCTACAATCTTTTTTTATctgatacatttaaatactttatatcacatgtttaatattaaaaaccacctaacctaaccaaacTTTTATGAACCTTTAATGatggaattataatatttggccattttttatgttacccCTCTGatcataatacacatattaactaaaaggcatttaacatataaaagaatattagtAGCACCTACTAATTtagttactaaattaaaactacaaaattatattacaaaattcacTAAATCAGATAATGTAATGTTACCTAATAAATGCGTAGATCATTTTACAGTTGTAATATTAACTGTAATTgctgtgtttaaatattataatatggaataCAGTACCTTAAATGCAACATAAAGCAattcctatattttttttctggtttTATAACCAATGGCacattcaaaactaaaatttttatagaacaAAATTCAGAAATTTTCAAAAGGGAAAaggtaaattacattttccaaagtttttgagttttttgtatgatttactaattatcaaaataattattttaattttcaactttataaaaatattttaattttcatataaaatttatttattcaagacAATAAGCTGGGTATTGTCAAATGTACATGTCAATATTTCCTcttacaaaataactaattttataataagctaatttaatttttattctaaaaacttttttttcgataagtatataagtataaaaatgaattattgatattaaattttacaaaatacaacaccaaatttaattttcacattATTCGGTAGAAAAGAACACTTAAACTAATatgaagtttaataaaatattactattggataaatttaaaaaacgttgacaaaaaaaaacatattttctaaaactgTTAGTACTgtgtaagaataatattaaatattatgttataaaataacattaaaaaccaAACAGTTTAAACAATATCAGATATTTCACAcccaatatttttagaatacaaACAATTACGGATCTCAACTACAGAGAGTGACGAGTGACAACTACAGCTTTTAGtgtgttaaaagttaattattgttattttaacctTAATGAGTTTTTGAACAGTAGTCAAGGTTGTACTGGCTTTCCAAACCGGTCCAGTCTGAAAAATTTTCCAGtcctactaaaataaaattattttacattcgtatTACATAGTAAAGAAGGACTAGAGGACACGAAATCTCCATTTTTATTcctaaattaaacttatacataattattgattaaaagtttagttaaattatatgcaGCTGtcaatcttttatttaaaataaaatattaaatgtatacaaaacattatagatcgatataattataagttataaaataaaaatcttagacaatagtacttatttaaagttttttctgttttaaaatacaatattaaaattatacgctatttttaaataaaataataatactgacaAAACTtcttataggtaggtacttactaaCTAAATACCAGTGGCGTGGCGTGTATATAAGCAGTGTAAGCGTTGCTTAcactttttattgtaaaacgtTATtgggtgtattatttttaaatgaccaaattaaattacattttagccATGATCaatgtgaaataatattattgataattataatattttttcattgattttataattttatattatttataaatggttaTTTGTTGTTAGTCTAAAAATAACATcgttatttgttgtttttgaaCGTTTCGGTCGTCGCGTCGGTACAAGCCAAGAATACTCGGTAAAATGTCCCCCGAACTTCCGCAGTCCGCACACGCACGTTCAGCTcaactatacattttctataaacATGACAAATGCGATGTGTGTGTAAGCGATTTCAATTCCCTtccctattttataaattagactaatacagtttatagtataaagtGTTTGTGTTGGAATTAGCATGCGGAATAGTATACGCGGTGGTGGTACTGACATATAAGCGATTTTCAAATATGATACACGACCAATCAGCAACCATCGTGATTTTAATCGACatttcacattattttatttttaccaattgCGACAATTGCGTTGGTATAATGGTATGACACTCAGTGCCACGCTGCCACTAGTGccactattgtctattatgactatttgactttatttttaatagttaaaacttacagaatattatttaaatattatagaatatttttttaaatatttagacattgtataatatttatatttttaattattttatgatgagTAATCATGTTAAAGAtgctaattttattacttgtgAATGTGGCaaacaagaaaataatatgagcAGTTATAATTGGCTTTTGCATATAGCTTCTTGTGTAGTGCGAAAGTCAAAacttacaaacaaaaatataataagcaaCTATTTCTCAAAAACGCCAAGTAAGTAATAACTTCATAATATGTTCTAAATGTCTTCTAGTTGTTAATGACTGTAAAAgtaatatgtactatgtaggtatattgaaATGACTTAAacatcaaacatattatatattatatgataataattatttaaccgccaatattaaatgtttttcatcATTGCAGTAATCAATAAAAACGTCGGGTCAAACGAAATTAgtgttgctgttgctgttgcaCCAATTTCAGAATCCACAACTTCATCACAAAATACTGATATTGGATCAAAAAGtatgtcaataataaaataagttattaagtaattttattatcaattactcATACAATCTAACAACatctattgtttaaatatttctgtaGTACACATGAGTACGGGagctcaaattaaaaaaaaatttatacgaTGTATCTAAATCCGgtgcttttattaaaatatttctattataaattaaactagactagtgtatgttatatttttttattcatttacttttttttacccaTGAGATGAATTATATCTtcagaaatgtatttatataaaaatatattgatccaaatctaatacaatgtattagaacaattatttattaatattagttattaaaaagaatacaattatttttttaatcaattatttcaaatgatataaagttaaaacataacagtttattagttaaatacaatttctaatgtttcaaaacataatttgtataaatgtattacctatatattttctaatttatgttttaggaGGAAATTTAGTTTCAATAAATCAAGGActtccattattttttaacacacCAAAAACATTTACTAGCTATCAACCAAATGATGCAAAATTATCATCAGTTTCAAACAATGAATCACCACCAACAACTCAATTTTCACCTCAACAAGACAATTTGTCCAACTTCCACTGTAATATAGATAGATTACTGGTAAAGTCATTTGGCGCGCATACTTATGAAGACAAAATGGATATTGTTTTAAGAGGGAGGCCTACTCCTAAATTACCTAATTTGAaatctaaaactaaaaattgttaccgatattttaatgaatgtttttataaaacatgtgaCTGGCTTTGTGGTTGTTCGGATAAATTGTACTGTTGGCCCTGTTTGCTCTTTTCACATAGTGAATCGAATATTTGGTCATAATATGGGTTTACTGATATGTCTAATTTTCATGGGTTAAAAACTAGACACGAATCAAGTCAGCTACACATTCAAGCcttggtaaatttaaaaacttttgggAATAATAGGATAGATATTTGTTtaagtgaaaatttaaaaaaaaacataaataaacataatgaaaaagtagataataataggtacgttataagtaaattaattgatatcaCTTGTTTCCTTACCAAACAAGAATTAGCTTTTAGAGGGCATGATGAAAAATCAAGTTCTTTAAATAAAGGTAATTTTgttgaaacatttaatttactcTCTTCTGTTGATGACAAactaaaatttcatatttcaaattcTACTGTTTTTACAGGCCTTTCAAATGACatacaaaatgatttaattaattctataaaaaatgttataattacaaaaattaaagatgTTGACTTCTTAACAGTAATCACAGATGAAACAATTGATATTACAAAAAGATCACAACTCACAACAGTATTTAGATATGTTAATGACAAAGGTGTTCAAGAGAGATTTATTGGGTTTTCTGATGTTAGTGCAGATAGGTCAGCTAAATCTTTggctgattattttttttcaatacttcCAGAGTATATATGTGATGAGAACAAATTAGTTGCTCAGACATATGATGGAGCTGCTGTGATGTCTGGTTCTCATAATGGTTTGCAGACTTTgataaaacagaaatataaaaatgcaatgtATATTCATTGCTATGCACATAAACTTGATTTAGTTCTTAAGCAGTCAGTGTCTCATATTAAGGaatgtaaaagtttttttactaATCTAAACGGGTTTGCGGTTTTTTTCTCTAATAGTACAAAAAGAATAAATGAGTtagatttaattgttaaaaaacgaTTTCCGACTATTGCACCAACAAGGTGGAACTATAATAgtagattaattaatattatggttgaacataaaaaagaaattaatcaattaatgcAGTCTATTGTAGAAAACGCTGATAAATGGGATGGCGAATCAATTATATGTGCTAGAGGCTTTTGTTTGACATTAgaagattttgattttaattttaatctaataatttttggaaaaatactTCCTTTAGCTAGGTACCTTTTTgatgtattacaaaaataagtgtttgatatttcatattgtactcaaaaaataaatgaatttaagAAACAATTAAATGAGTATAGgcagaaatttaatttagtttggaATGAAGTAAATgactaagaaaaaaataaaatagtcccATCCAGAAATAAAAGGTCTCGAATGGTTCAAGTATCAGTAGATAgagaaattaactataaacgtttattttatgaaataatagatactattttagttaaaattgatGAACGATTTTCTGaagtatataacttaaaatttatggggttactttattttgaaaaattttccCATTACAAAGATTATTTTCCTCAGGATAAATTTAGTTCACTTAAACAAACATATGGTCAGTATTTTGAATTTCCAAAGCTAAAGAGTGAATtgtcaattatatattcatcTGACCAGTTTCATcaaacacatatttataaacttttagaaTATTTGAGGGAAACAGATTTAACAACTGTCCTACCTCAAGTTACTAAATTATGCGCATTAGTTTTAACCATTCCTGCAACAAGTGCTTCTGCTGAAAGATCTTTTTCCGCTTTAAAAAggataaaaacttatttaaaaaataatcaaactcAAAATAGACTTTCAAATTTATCTTTACTTTCCATAGAAAAAGAAGTTTTAATGACTACAAAGTGTGaacctaatttttataatgatgtaattaaagattttttaaaacaaaatagaagAATAGAGTTGTCTTATAAGTGAACTTGTAAACTACTAGAATTTGGaactaaaaattagatttaagaa
This genomic stretch from Rhopalosiphum maidis isolate BTI-1 chromosome 3, ASM367621v3, whole genome shotgun sequence harbors:
- the LOC113560010 gene encoding uncharacterized protein LOC113560010, yielding MNTQLSFTNSIRILGLTFDTKLTWRPHLKKLKTECQSRLRTIKILGNSTWGSDTKSLITIYKALILSLIDYGDIIFNSAKEKDLNTLDPIHNQGIRLAIGAFRTSPVDSILFYAGEPPLQDRRHSHILKYVTKIKNLTNHITENIIHSPLPTNILPSRNTVFENFKIISNNLDFQSQSLNKIQPPLPPWLWSPKINTQLAEYCKHNTDSRIILNRFAEIMSQQYPDYTQIYTDASKSKNGVGFSVITDWENHLFKLPSSFSIYTAETHAIYQALLIISTSNPTNCHIIISDSLSALTAISNPYPKNELIQHIQKLISEINIPTCFMWVPSHIGIPGNEKADTSAYEAITYPQSIKISSTSSSEIFGTIHQKIMEEWQLFWENIPLTNKLRNTKLLVKKLNYPPGTKRKDEVTVTRAKIGHSYLTHVHLIKKEPAPICDTCNVTLSIEHIVIICPKYTEARKILQNPASLYQAFKDENTAAISTFFHNINTKHPL